The following coding sequences are from one Macaca nemestrina isolate mMacNem1 chromosome 1, mMacNem.hap1, whole genome shotgun sequence window:
- the LOC105463341 gene encoding zinc finger protein 672, with product MFATSGAVAAEKPYACSECGKSFCYSSVLLRHERAHGGDGRFRCLECGERCARAADLRAHRRTHAGQTLYICSECGQSFRHSGRLDLHLGAHRQRCRTCPCRTCGRRFPHLPALLLHRRRQHLPERPRRCPLCARTFRQSALRFHQARAHPPGTTSDPAAPPHRCAQCPRAFRSGAGLRSHARIHVPRSPVRPSASDAHQCGVCGKCFGKSSTLTRHLQTHSGEKPFKCPECGKGFLESATLVRHQRTHTGEKPYACGDCGRCFSESSTLLRHRRSHQGERPHACATCGKGFGQRSDLVVHQRIHTGEKPFACPECGRRFSDRSDLTKHRRTHTGEKPYRCELCGKRFTCVSNLNVHRRNHAGHKPHKCPECSKAFSVASKLALHRKTHLGERPAECAECGKCFSHSRSLSQHQRAHTRARTAAAVAIQSAVGTALVFEGPAEQENPGFFVS from the coding sequence ATGTTTGCCACATCTGGGGCAGTGGCAGCGGAGAAGCCTTACGCGTGCAGCGAGTGTGGCAAGAGCTTCTGCTACAGCTCAGTGCTGCTGCGACATGAACGAGCTCACGGCGGTGACGGCCGCTTCCGTTGTCTAGAATGCGGTGAGCGCTGTGCACGGGCTGCCGACCTCCGAGCGCACAGGCGCACCCATGCCGGCCAGACCCTCTACATCTGCAGTGAGTGCGGACAAAGCTTTCGCCACAGCGGCCGCCTTGACCTACACTTGGGTGCACACCGGCAGCGATGCCGCACTTGCCCCTGCCGCACATGCGGCCGCCGCTTCCCGCACCTCCCGGCGCTGCTGCTACACCGGCGTCGTCAGCACCTGCCAGAGCGGCCCCGCCGCTGCCCGTTGTGCGCCCGCACCTTCCGACAGAGTGCGCTGCGCTTCCACCAGGCGCGGGCGCACCCCCCGGGGACAACCTCTGACCCTGCCGCCCCACCCCACCGCTGCGCGCAGTGCCCGCGAGCCTTCCGGAGCGGCGCCGGGCTGCGGAGTCACGCGCGCATCCACGTGCCCCGGAGCCCCGTGCGACCCAGTGCCTCCGACGCCCACCAGTGTGGCGTGTGCGGCAAGTGCTTTGGCAAGAGCTCCACGCTGACGCGACACCTGCAGACGCACTCCGGGGAGAAGCCCTTCAAGTGCCCGGAGTGCGGCAAGGGCTTCCTGGAGAGCGCCACGCTGGTGCGCCACCAGCGCACACACACGGGCGAGAAGCCGTACGCCTGTGGCGACTGCGGGCGCTGCTTCAGCGAGAGTTCCACGCTGCTGCGCCACCGGCGCAGCCATCAGGGCGAGCGGCCACACGCGTGCGCCACTTGTGGCAAGGGTTTCGGGCAGCGCTCCGACCTGGTGGTGCACCAGCGCATCCACACGGGCGAGAAGCCCTTCGCGTGCCCCGAGTGCGGCCGCCGCTTCAGCGACCGCTCGGACCTCACCAAGCACCGGCGCACGCACACCGGCGAGAAGCCCTACCGCTGCGAGCTGTGCGGCAAGCGGTTCACGTGCGTGTCCAATCTCAACGTGCATCGGCGCAACCATGCCGGCCACAAGCCACACAAATGCCCCGAGTGCAGCAAGGCCTTCAGCGTGGCTTCCAAGCTTGCACTACACCGCAAGACGCACCTGGGCGAACGGCCAGCGGAGTGCGCAGAGTGCGGCAAGTGCTTCAGCCACAGCCGCTCGCTGTCGCAGCATCAGCGGGCCCACACGCGCGCCCGCACCGCTGCCGCCGTTGCCATCCAGTCCGCAGTGGGCACTGCTCTGGTCTTCGAGGGGCCGGCTGAACAGGAAAATCCAGGGTTCTTTGTGTCCTAG